The Candidatus Neomarinimicrobiota bacterium sequence AAAGAAGCTGAGACACCATCTATTAATCCTGATAAAATTGGTAAAATATCTCTTGAAGAGATTGAGAAAGAATTGATAGAGCAGACATTGAAAAAGTTTAATTACCAGAAAAGAAAAACTGCCAATGTTCTGAAAATAAGTGAAAGAACTTTATATAGAAAAATAAAAGAATATGGATTAACTGATGAGGAATAAGAAAGTTTATTTATTAGGCATTATTTTTATATTAATAAATAGTCAGTCATGCTGGTATTATTCTTTCAAAGGGACGATCCCACCACATATTAAAAGTATAGCTATACAAACTTTTGATAATCAAACAGGAGAATTTAATATTGAACAGGATATAACAGAAAAAGTTAGAAGATATTTTATTCAGGAAAATATTTTAAAAGTTAGAGATGAGGACAATTCAGATTCAATTTTATCAGGAAGAATCGTAAGTATAAGAGATGAACCTTTAATTTATGAAGATACTCCCCAGGGAGAAGAAGTAACAGAATATAGATTAACAATTAGTTTGAGTATAGAATGGTATGATAGGATAAATGATAAAGTATTACTAAAAAAGCAGTTTAGTAAATATGCTGACTATGATCCATCTGGATTGACCGAGAATACTCGAGAAAAAGCCATTGAATCTGCAGTAATGCAGATATGTGAAGATATTATGAATAATATTCTTGGTATATGGTAAAAAAGGAGAAAAAGTTGAAGTGGGTTTATATAGCAGAAATTCAAAAGTATGAAGGACAGGAGGTTACCCTTAAGGGATGGCTCTATAACAAAAGATCAAGTGGGAAAATATGGTTTTTGATCATTAGAGATGGGACGGGTTTTATACAGGGAGTTGTCGCAAAAAATGATGTGGATGAGGAAACATTCAACCTGTACGATAAAATAGGTCAGGAGTCATCTATAGTTGTTAGTGGTATTGTACATAAAGATGCGAGAGCACCAGGTGGTTATGAAATTATAGTGAAAAACATTAATGTTGTCCAGGCTGTTCATGATTATCCCATCTCTCTAAAGGAGCATGGAATAGATTTTCTTATGGAAAGAAGGCATCTCTGGATAAGAAGTCCTAAACAGGTTGCTATTTTAATGATCAGGCATACTGTTGTAAAGGCATGTAGAGATTTCTTTGATTCTCGTGGATTTATTCTCGCTGATACTCCGATATTTACTCCGAGTGCCTGCGAAGGTACTACTACGCTGTTTGAAACAGAATATTTTGGGCGAAAAGCGTATTTAACTCAGAGTGGACAATTATATAATGAAGCAACTGCTGCTGCCCTTGGTAAAGTATACTGCTTTGGACCTACATTTAGGGCTGAAAAGTCAAAAACTAGAAGACATCTGACGGAATTTTGGATGGTAGAACCTGAAATTGCATGGTATGACTTAGAAGATAATATGAAGCTTGCAGAGGAGTTTGTAACGTATATTGTTAAAGCAGTTTTAAAAGAACGCCAAAGAGAACTGAAGACACTTCAAAGAGATACTACATTGCTCGAAAAAGTTGAACCGCCGTTTCCGAGAATTACTTATGATGAGGCGGTTGACATCTTGAAGAAAAATGGAATAGATTTTGAATGGGGTAGTGACTTTGGTGGAACCGATGAAACCATGATATCAGAACAATTTGAAAAGCCTGTGATGGTACATAGATTCCCTGCGAAGATAAAGGCTTTTTACATGAAAAGAGAACCTGAAAATCCAGAACTGGCTCTTGGCGTTGATGTACTTGCTCCAGAAGGGTATGGTGAAATAATAGGTGGTGGTCAAAGGGAAGAAAATTATGAAGTATTGAGAGAAAGAATTAAGGAGTATAATTTGCCAGAGGAAGCATTTAAATGGTATCTTGATTTGAGAAAATTTGGAAGTGTTCCACACTCGGGATTTGGAATGGGAATAGAGAGAGCAGTTGCATGGATATGCGGATTGAAGCATATTAGAGAGACCATACCATTTCCAAGGACAATTTATAGGTTGGAGCCATGAAACAGAAGATAATCGCTGTTTTTGGTGGAAGAGAGTGTAGCGAAGATATGTATAGAGTGGCATTTGATGTTGGTAAAGAAATAGCACTTTGTGGAGCAGTTTTAGTCTGTGGTGGGAAGACCGGGATCATGGAAGCTGTTTGTAAGGGGGCATTTGAGCAAGGTGGAATGACAATTGGTATTATTCCTGATAATGATAAATCATTTGCTAATGACTATGTAAGGATACCCATTGTAACTGGAATGGGTTCAGGAAGAAATATTATAATCGTTAGAACTTGCGATAGTGCTATCGCAATCGATGGTAGTTATGGGACGTTATCGGAGATTGCTCTGGCATTGAATAATGGTAAACCTGTTATCTCTTTAAATAGTTGGGATATAGAGGGTGTAATTAGAGCAAGTAGCCCCGGAGAAGCGGTGAAAAAAGCATTGGAGCTTGCCGTATGAAGAAAATACATGCTAAAATATTAGTATCCGGTCTTGTGCAGGGTGTAGGATATAGATATTTTACATACAATAAAGCATATGAATATGGTCTTACCGGTTATGTAAAAAATTTACCAAATGGTGATGTATTAGTCGAAGTAGAGGGAGATGAAGGCATGATAGATGAATTTATTAAAGAACTTAGAATTGGTCCTATGACTGCACATGTCAGAGACATTGTCGTAGAAAAGTCAAAATATGTCATTGGGTATGATAAATTTGATATAGCATTTTAGGCTGCATATGAAGATAAGAATAGGACTTGTACAACTTAATCCCAATATCGGAGCTTTTGATACCAACTATAAAAAAATATTAAACTTTATTCGGAAAGCAGAAGAAAGATATATAGACATTCTGATCTTTCCTGAGATGGTTATAACAGGATATCCTCCTCAGGATTTACTTTTCAACAGATCGTTTGTGGATAAAAATTTAGAGTGTTTGAACAAAGTAGCAAAAGAAGTATCAGAAAAATTATATGTAATTATTGGATTTGTAGATAAAAAAGATGGGAAACTATATAATTCTGCTGCCGTTTTGAATAACGGAAAAATTTTAGAAGTGAGATCAAAAACTTTATTGCCCAATTATGATGTATTTGATGAGGTAAGATACTTTACTCCAGCAAATGAAAATGATCCTTTTGATATATATTTTGGAGATAGAAAACTAACTATCGGAGTGGAAGTTTGTGAGGACTTGTGGGATAAGCACTATGATAAGAAAGTAACTGATGAGTTATATAAGAGAGGTGCGGAATTAGTTATAAATATTTCGGCATCTCCTTTTACGGAAAATAAATTTGATACAAGATTAAATCTCATTAAAGAAAAGGTTAAAAAATATAA is a genomic window containing:
- a CDS encoding LptE family protein, coding for MRNKKVYLLGIIFILINSQSCWYYSFKGTIPPHIKSIAIQTFDNQTGEFNIEQDITEKVRRYFIQENILKVRDEDNSDSILSGRIVSIRDEPLIYEDTPQGEEVTEYRLTISLSIEWYDRINDKVLLKKQFSKYADYDPSGLTENTREKAIESAVMQICEDIMNNILGIW
- the asnS gene encoding asparagine--tRNA ligase; protein product: MVKKEKKLKWVYIAEIQKYEGQEVTLKGWLYNKRSSGKIWFLIIRDGTGFIQGVVAKNDVDEETFNLYDKIGQESSIVVSGIVHKDARAPGGYEIIVKNINVVQAVHDYPISLKEHGIDFLMERRHLWIRSPKQVAILMIRHTVVKACRDFFDSRGFILADTPIFTPSACEGTTTLFETEYFGRKAYLTQSGQLYNEATAAALGKVYCFGPTFRAEKSKTRRHLTEFWMVEPEIAWYDLEDNMKLAEEFVTYIVKAVLKERQRELKTLQRDTTLLEKVEPPFPRITYDEAVDILKKNGIDFEWGSDFGGTDETMISEQFEKPVMVHRFPAKIKAFYMKREPENPELALGVDVLAPEGYGEIIGGGQREENYEVLRERIKEYNLPEEAFKWYLDLRKFGSVPHSGFGMGIERAVAWICGLKHIRETIPFPRTIYRLEP
- a CDS encoding TIGR00725 family protein — its product is MKQKIIAVFGGRECSEDMYRVAFDVGKEIALCGAVLVCGGKTGIMEAVCKGAFEQGGMTIGIIPDNDKSFANDYVRIPIVTGMGSGRNIIIVRTCDSAIAIDGSYGTLSEIALALNNGKPVISLNSWDIEGVIRASSPGEAVKKALELAV
- a CDS encoding acylphosphatase, translated to MKKIHAKILVSGLVQGVGYRYFTYNKAYEYGLTGYVKNLPNGDVLVEVEGDEGMIDEFIKELRIGPMTAHVRDIVVEKSKYVIGYDKFDIAF